A single window of Tiliqua scincoides isolate rTilSci1 chromosome 10, rTilSci1.hap2, whole genome shotgun sequence DNA harbors:
- the LOC136661663 gene encoding protein NKG7-like has protein sequence MRAYKFFSMLVASVSIVFLLMALTTDYWLVAYGPRDITHSGLWQVCRDGKCFVPSEIYDYIQATCTFLIMASLAATISVLSVAVSFTPCDQGSITGSFVAAVAAFIGGLCTFVAVVVFTAESWGKNKESNTQLTFQWSFYLAWAAFPMLLLAGIFSLLVHLYSPRRDYESV, from the exons ATGAGAGCCTATAAATTTTTCAGCATGCTGGTAGCTTCCGTCAGCATTGTCTTTCTGTTGATGGCTCTGACTACAGATTACTGGCTCGTGGCCTACGGTCCGAGGGACATAACACACAGTGGCCTCTGGCAAGTCTGCCGAGATGGGAAGTGTTTTGTGCCATCTGAGATTTACG ATTACATCCAAGCCACATGCACATTCCTGATCATGGCCTCCCTGGCTGCGACCATCTCTGTCCTTTCTGTTGCTGTTTCCTTCACTCCTTGTGACCAGGGCAGCATAACCGGCTCCTTTGTTGCTGCCGTTGCCGCCTTCATAGGAG GACTCTGCACTTTTGTAGCTGTAGTTGTGTTCACAGCTGAATCCTGGGGGAAGAATAAGGAATCAAACACCCAGCTCACTTTCCAGTGGTCATTCTACCTAGCCTGGGCAGCGTTTCCAATGCTCTTGTTGGCTG GTATATTCAGCCTGCTGGTCCACCTGTACTCCCCACGCCGTGACTATGAGAGTGTGTGA